Sequence from the Paenibacillus tundrae genome:
TTAATTAGACGAAGTTCCTGGATAAGCATATTGGATTGTTCATGCAATTTCGCATTCTCGAAGGCTGTTCCCGCCGTATCTGCCATCATCGTAATCAATTGCAGATCCGACTCCTCCATGAGCTCATCATTCATTTCAATGTAAAACACACCATAAATGCCCTGTTTACCTTTGAGAGGTAGCCCCACCTCAGTAATTCTATTCTCCCCATCGATCGATCGAGCAACAATCAGTCGTCCTTCCATAAAAGAACGTACACAGATATCCTCGCCTCGTTCATGAACCAATAAAGGCTTGATCCGGGCGTTAGAGCTATTCTGATCCTGAGACATAAAAAGCGTAATTCGCATCGTTGGATACAAATAATCCATACTACCAAACACTTCATCCAATATCGTATCCACATCCATGTTGTCGTGCATCCGTTGAACAATCTGGAAAAGTATTGATCTCCGATGTTCTTCTCGTGCCGTTTGCTCATGAGCATGCAATAGATCCGTCATGAATATGTATTCAAACCTGCGGTAAAAACAAGTCCGATAATGTGATGCCTCAGATCGAACCAAGGCTTCTGACGTTTCATATGGATTAGGTTCGTAGACCAATGCAGTGAATACAGCGAACATATCCTTATTGCTTCTAGAATAGAGAGGAAGGGCAAGCAAATGAAACTGACCATGTTGATCACTGCTACGCAGGGTTTGTTCTTGTCCCGTTTCCAGACATCTTAATACGGTGAGACTCACATCCATACTTACGGCATCCTCATATGGATCTCCCACCTTAACGCCTTCAGTATTCCATACATTAAATTTCATCGCTGCATGGTCTTGTGCGGGGCTGCGTTGTTGCTGCCAATCGGCAAAAGCCTGTTGTAGCAGGCTCCCCAAATATGAAAAATCAAAAGGTGTGATATCCACTTGCTGCATCCAGAGCGCATGCTCGTTATGAAGAGATGCAGCAGATGCGGGATCGCCCGAACTTGGCGAGTTCAAACTGGCTGGTAAACTTCCTAGATGTTCTAACATGTCAGGCGCTCCTTTGCACCGTTTTTGCATCTCATAGATGCATTAATCTGCATAGGTTATCGCAAACCTGCAAATTCGTCTGATAACCTTACAGCATAAGTTTATTTAAAGTTAAGATAGAATCTATTTTACTCTCTTTGCAACTTTTTTGCATCCATAGTTCAGAAAATTGTCCCATTATTTTAGGCCTAATGACCTATCGACAAATTTAGACGTTTTTTTCTTTTATCTTAACCTTGACTTTGTTTCTCCTAAACTGTAATATGAATTGTTGATGAAGACTACTAAATGGGTCTTTAAATTTGGGCATTACCGGTTGTGTCACCCTCATTCTTTTTGTTGCTTTCAGGACAGCGGCTGAACTCTCCTGATCGTCCTATGCGTGGCTGAGCCCGCATCAACAAATTGGAGCGCAAACAGAGCCCTATATGAACTTTAACTAAAAAGGAGCTACTTTAAACATGGCACGTTACACTGGTCCTAAATTTAAATTGAGCCGTCGCCTCGGCATTTCCCTTAGCGGAACAGGCAAAGATTTGAAACGTCCTTTCCCTCCAGGTCAGCACGGAGCTAACCAACGCAGAAAAATGAGCAACTACGGTATGCAGTTGCAAGAAAAACAAAAACTGCGTCACATGTACGGTTTGGGCGAAAAACAATTCCGCACTCTGTTTGCTAGAGCGCAAAAAATGCAAGGTATCGCGGGTGAAAACTTCATGTTCTTGCTTGAGTGCCGCCTTGATAACCTCGTTTACCGTCTTGGATTTGCTAACTCCCGTGCAGGAGCACGTCAGTTGGTATCCCATGGTCACATCACAGTAAACGGTAAAAAAGTCGACATCGCTTCTTACCAAGTAAGCACTGGCGACGTAATCAGCTTGCGTGAAAGAAGCCGCGGTTTGTCTTCTGTTAAAGAAGCATTGGAAAACCGTACGCATCTTCCAGCATACGTTGAATTCAACGATACAG
This genomic interval carries:
- the rpsD gene encoding 30S ribosomal protein S4 yields the protein MARYTGPKFKLSRRLGISLSGTGKDLKRPFPPGQHGANQRRKMSNYGMQLQEKQKLRHMYGLGEKQFRTLFARAQKMQGIAGENFMFLLECRLDNLVYRLGFANSRAGARQLVSHGHITVNGKKVDIASYQVSTGDVISLRERSRGLSSVKEALENRTHLPAYVEFNDTAVEGKFIRLPERSELSQEIDEKQIVEFYNR
- a CDS encoding sensor domain-containing diguanylate cyclase, with translation MLEHLGSLPASLNSPSSGDPASAASLHNEHALWMQQVDITPFDFSYLGSLLQQAFADWQQQRSPAQDHAAMKFNVWNTEGVKVGDPYEDAVSMDVSLTVLRCLETGQEQTLRSSDQHGQFHLLALPLYSRSNKDMFAVFTALVYEPNPYETSEALVRSEASHYRTCFYRRFEYIFMTDLLHAHEQTAREEHRRSILFQIVQRMHDNMDVDTILDEVFGSMDYLYPTMRITLFMSQDQNSSNARIKPLLVHERGEDICVRSFMEGRLIVARSIDGENRITEVGLPLKGKQGIYGVFYIEMNDELMEESDLQLITMMADTAGTAFENAKLHEQSNMLIQELRLINDLTQRLNKSLQLMEIFQFAEQEMLGIFQAESCCILQLNDSTNQFEVMSSNVHQLRRQSYPNNYGIAGALYQSEEPLIMSNYRQHASFPSQFMEQTKSLSLIASPVWVNGEVKCVIMLGHTQEQFFSYDNYRLLQMLVIHMGLALTNATLHAEVRRLANLDMLTGLYVRHYLDNVIHERQAHEFCGSLIVVDIDQFKQVNDTFGHQTGDQVLKQVSDIVVSSVRPEDICARWGGEELAIYMPQLGIRQALEYAETIRLRVSEETRPSVTVSSGIAEWSWMDEKVSVESLFYRADMALYQAKHGGRNRIVLEEQEVTR